GACGTGTTCTCTGGCGAGCCGTTTTTTGGCCCCACCGCCTATGCCGCAACATTGCTTGGCGATGCCAGCGACGTTCAACGCGACATGGCCCCGATCCGTGTCACCGGCGTGGTACGCCTGCCCGATCCCGGCGACGAAGCCGCAATCGCTGCGGCCCCCGTGGCCGACGCCGCGCCAGACGTGACTGCCGAAGCGCCAACAGCCACGCCTCCTGAGCCAGAGCAAGCCCCCGCGCCCGAGCAGACCCCCGCCGATGTCTCCACCGAAACGCCTACCGACGCCGCCGCCGAACCGCCGGAGTCTGAGGCCGAGGTTGAGCTGCGCCCGAGGTCGAGGTTGAACCCGAATTGGACCAGCCCCCTTGGAGTCGTCAGACCAACTGGCAGACGCCTTGCCTGAGCCTGAAGCACAGCCTGAGCCTGAAGCACAGCCTGAGCCTGAGCCATACGTTGCAGCAGCCCCCGAACCCGCACCGGACCCAATCCCCCACCCCGACTCCGACCCGGTTCAAGAGGCCGCCGCAGCGTCCGAACCTGCAACAGAAGTCGATGCCGCGCCAAGCCTAGACACCGAAGCCGAAACCGAAGCCGAACTCGCCGGCGACCCGCAAACCGAAACGCAAGACGAGAGCGAAGACAGCGGCGAACCCGATCTGCCGGAGGCTCCAGCCGTCTCCGTTCTGTCCGACACGCTGCCCGGCCTTGATGACGACGACGCCGCGGCCCTCTCCTCCGCGGCCCGCTTCACCCCTGTGCTGACAGCCGCCGACACCGAACAAGAAAGCGACGTTGAACCCGCCTTCTCCACCATCCGTGCCGCACATGATGACACACCTTCCGCCGCGCCCTCGCTCAGCGGTGTAAGCCGCACAGATACCCCTGCGGCAACGATCCCGCCCGCTCCGGCATTCGACGCGCCCGACGATACTTGGCCCGACGACAAATGGCCCGACAGCACGTGGGAAGAGCCCGCCGCCCCGATGATCGAGGCCACGCCCGAGACCTACGACGCGCCCGACCCGTCCGAGCATTACACCCCGGATGACGACGCAAGCTCGGCCTATGGCGAAACGGCTTATGACACAGCCGACAACGAGCCGCCGCTAGCCGACCCCACGCTCGATACCGAACCGCGCGAGAAAACCCTGTCGTTCTTCAGCCGTCGTAGCGGCGAAATGGCCTCTGGCCTCGCTGGCAGCCTGCGTGGCACCCTCGCCAACCGCAAGGCCCGCCGCGCCGAAGCCGCCGCTTTGGACCAGCAAACCGCTGATCTCCCAGAGCAATCAGAACAAACAGGCGCCGAATTCAGATCCGAAGCCGAGCGTATGACCGTTTTCGGCGCGCGTCAGTCCGCCCGTGGCAGCGCCGCGGTTGGTGGCAAGCCGCGCTACCTCGGCCTTGTGCTCACCGCGATCCTGCTGATGTTCCTCGCGGGCGTCGCGGCTTGGGCCTCGATCTTTATGGATGACGGGCTCGCCCGCCTCTTTGGCCCGCGCGACACCGAAGTTGCCGTGCTGCCGCCCAACGCCCCGGACGAGATGCGCGTCGAAGGCGCCGAAGCGATGGTGCCCACCGCGCCCCAGCCGCTGACGACCCGGCAAACCGCCGCGCTCGATCCCAAGAACATGCCGACGACCACCACCGTCTCGCCCGTGGCCAAGCCGACGCTGCCTCATGCGCTCACCGCAAAAGAAGCCCAGGCGCGCTATGCGGTGACCGGCGTCTGGCAACGCGCCCCCCAAGCGCCGCAACTGCCCGATCAACTCTCGCTTGATGATCTCTACCTCACTTCAATCGACCCCGGCATCAATGCCCAGGACGCGGTCGCCCTGCCCGCCGCCGCCCTGCTCGATAGCGACATTGCGCTGCCACGTTCCCCGATCACCGCCAAACCCGGTGCGCGCTTTGTGTTTGACGATCGCGGCCTTGTTGTCGCCAGCGCCGCTGGCACGCTCAGCCCCGAAGGCTTCCTCGTCTTTGCCGGGCGTCCACCCAACACCCCCAACACCCTGCCCCAGCGCGCCGAAACACCGGATACGACCGCCAACAACACCGCCGAACAAGCCCGCCTCGCCGCGCGCCGTCCGAAATCCCGCCCCGAAGGGCTGATCGAAGAGAACGAGCGCAGCAATCTCGGCGGGCTGACCCGCAGCGAACTCGCCAACATCCGCCCCAAACTGCGCCCCGCTTCGGCGCAACAACGCGCCGCCGAGCTTCAGGCCCAAGCCAAGGCCGAAGCCGAAGCCGAAGCCGCCAAGCAAGCCGCCGCCGATCAGGCCGCCGTGGAAAAGGCCGTGGCCGATGCCTCCGCCGCCACGATCCCCTTCCAAAACGCCACGGCACAGGCCGTCACGACCTCGCGCAAACCCAAATCGCGGCCTCGGGGTTCTCCTCCATCGTCAAACGCGCCCAAAAGGCGCAAAGCAGCGATACCGGCAGCGTGACCAAAGTCGCCGCCGCCGTGCCGCGCAGCCAGAAAACCGCGCCGCGCATCCCCTCGAAATCCTCGGTCGCCAAGGCCGCGACCGTCCGCAATCAGCTCAACCTGCGCAAGGTCAACCTCATCGGCGTTTACGGCAAACCCTCGTCGCGCCGCGCCCTCGTGCGCCTCGCCAATGGCCGCTATAAAAAGGTCAAAGTCGGAGACCGGATCGACGGCGGGCGCATCTCCTCAATCGGCGACGGCGAATTGCGCTACACCAAAAGCGGGCGCAACGTGATCCTGAAAATGCCTCGCGGCTGAACTGAAAAACCCGGCAGCGCCGCTGCGCCACCGGGTCTTCCTCATGGTCTCATCGCTTTAACGCTAGCAAAGCGGCGCGTTATTCAGCCGCTTCAATCTCGCCATTGTCGATCTGCTCCTGTTCGATCGATTCAAACAGCGCCTTAAAGTTGCCCTCACCGAACCCGTCATCGCCTTTGCGCTGGATGAATTCGAAAAAGATCGGCCCGATCACGGTTTTCGAGAAGATTTGCAGCAAGATGCGGGTTTCCCCGCCGCCCAGCACACCCTCACCGTCGATCAGGATACCGTGCTTCATCATCCGCTCGACCGGCTCTTCGTGGTCCTTCACCCGCTCGAACGACATGTCGTAATAAGCCTTCGGCGGCCCCGGCATAAACTTGACGCCACGCTCGGCAATCGCATCGGTGCTGTCATACAGGTTCTCGGACCCGACCGCGATGTGCTGGATCCCCTCGCCGTTGTATTTCTTGAGATAAGCCACGATCTGCCCGGTCTCGCCGCGATCTTCGTTGATCGGAATACGGATCTTGCCACAGGGCGAGGTCAGCGCGCGGCTGAACAGCCCGGTAAACTTGCCCTGAATGTCAAAGAAACGGATTTCTTTAAAGTTGAACAGGTTGCCGTAAAACCCGAACCACTTGTCCATGTTCCCCTTGAACACATTATGCGTCAGATGGTCGAGGTAATAGAACCCAACCCCATCAGGGTGCGCATTGCTCAGCCATTCGAACTCGGCGTTATAGGCCGAGGTGTCAAAGTAATCTTCGATGAAATAGATCAGGCTGTCACCGATGCCGTAAATCGCCGGCACATCCATGCTCTTGCCGTCGCCCTCATAGGAGCGCGCGCCCATCTTTACCGCATGGTCATGCGCATGTTTGGCGTCGACCACCCGCCAGCCCATCGCCGGGGCACAGGGGCCGTGTTCTTCGATAAACGCCGCCGCATGGCTGTTGGGCTCCATGTTGATCAAATAGCTGACGTCACCTTGCTGCCAAAGCTCGATCTGGCGGGTCTTGTGGTTGGCAACATGGGCGAACCCCATGTTCGAGAACGCCTGTCTCAGCTTCTCTGGCTCCGGGTGGGCGAATTCGACAAACTCGAACCCGTCGGTTCCGGCGGGGTTTTCCTCGGAAATCGTCGCGCGGGGGGCATCATGTGGGAACGGTCCCATGGGCATCTCCTCTTGTCCTGTGCTGGTGATCACTTTACGCGCTATGCTGCGGGGTTTTGGCGCATTATTGGGCCTCTCCCGCTGGATTTTTGCGGAGATTGCGCATATACATCCGAAAAAACGCGGAAAACACGCATATGCTCGACGAAATCGATTCCCGCCTGCTAGCGGCGCTACAGAAAAACGCCCATCTCACCGCGCAGGAGCTTGGCGAGATGCTCAACCTCTCGCCAAGTCAGGCAGGCCGCCGCCGTCAGCGGCTTGAAACCTCCGGCATCGTCCAAGGCTACCGCGCCCGGCTTGATCCGCTAAAACTCGGCCTCGCGGTGCAGGCGTTTGTCCAGATCCAGTTGATCACCCACAATCCCGAGCAAGCCCGCAGCTTCAACCGCCTGATCGAAACCCGACCCGAAGTGATCAGCGGCTGGGCGCTGACAGGGGATGCGGATTTGTTACTTCGCATCTATACCGAAGA
This genomic window from Rhodobacteraceae bacterium D3-12 contains:
- a CDS encoding Lrp/AsnC family transcriptional regulator, coding for MLDEIDSRLLAALQKNAHLTAQELGEMLNLSPSQAGRRRQRLETSGIVQGYRARLDPLKLGLAVQAFVQIQLITHNPEQARSFNRLIETRPEVISGWALTGDADLLLRIYTEDLAGLNRLIHEALLPHPAVSRVHSQIVMDQVKPDAVLPV
- the hppD gene encoding 4-hydroxyphenylpyruvate dioxygenase; amino-acid sequence: MGPFPHDAPRATISEENPAGTDGFEFVEFAHPEPEKLRQAFSNMGFAHVANHKTRQIELWQQGDVSYLINMEPNSHAAAFIEEHGPCAPAMGWRVVDAKHAHDHAVKMGARSYEGDGKSMDVPAIYGIGDSLIYFIEDYFDTSAYNAEFEWLSNAHPDGVGFYYLDHLTHNVFKGNMDKWFGFYGNLFNFKEIRFFDIQGKFTGLFSRALTSPCGKIRIPINEDRGETGQIVAYLKKYNGEGIQHIAVGSENLYDSTDAIAERGVKFMPGPPKAYYDMSFERVKDHEEPVERMMKHGILIDGEGVLGGGETRILLQIFSKTVIGPIFFEFIQRKGDDGFGEGNFKALFESIEQEQIDNGEIEAAE